A region of Thermococcus piezophilus DNA encodes the following proteins:
- a CDS encoding GTPase, whose product MKQRKAWRVVREVIGEADIIIEVVDARDPIGTRNRKLEKLVQEEGKKLLIVMNKADLVPKEWAEEYKRKSELPMVFISARDRKGTGILRREIKKLAKELLDEQERVKVALIGYPNVGKSTIINTLKGKKAVGTAPIPGYTKGKQLIRLSKKIWLLDSPGVVPIDDFDELVIKGGFPADKIEEPVKPALKLIGRILETRKEALTEKFGIEDFSSEEDILRAVGKRKGIIRKGGEIDLEETARWLLREWQTGRFTLFGKEEEKGQEFVWDFKDVLDGIEKDLLLDPRRILWKYGEELREKLDNTKRVGVKEIEGFTVGIATGFKKCDVGIKLLEKLTGNQVIASECFGKKWKGVVVIME is encoded by the coding sequence ATGAAACAGAGGAAAGCGTGGAGGGTTGTGAGAGAAGTAATAGGTGAGGCCGACATAATCATCGAGGTAGTAGATGCCCGAGACCCGATAGGAACGAGGAACAGAAAGCTGGAAAAGCTCGTCCAGGAGGAAGGCAAAAAGCTCCTCATCGTTATGAACAAGGCTGATTTGGTTCCCAAAGAATGGGCCGAAGAATATAAGCGGAAGAGCGAGCTTCCGATGGTCTTTATATCAGCCCGCGATAGGAAAGGAACTGGGATACTCAGGAGAGAGATCAAAAAACTTGCGAAAGAGCTTTTGGACGAGCAGGAAAGGGTAAAGGTGGCCCTAATAGGTTACCCAAACGTCGGGAAGAGCACGATAATCAACACACTAAAGGGAAAGAAAGCTGTAGGAACCGCGCCCATTCCCGGCTACACGAAGGGGAAGCAGCTGATAAGGCTCAGCAAGAAAATATGGCTCCTAGATTCTCCGGGCGTCGTGCCGATAGACGACTTCGACGAGCTAGTCATCAAAGGAGGCTTTCCGGCAGATAAGATAGAGGAACCCGTTAAGCCGGCACTGAAGCTCATCGGCAGAATCCTGGAGACGAGAAAGGAGGCGCTAACGGAGAAGTTTGGCATTGAAGACTTTTCCAGCGAAGAAGACATCCTTAGGGCGGTAGGAAAGCGCAAGGGTATAATCAGGAAGGGTGGCGAGATTGACCTTGAGGAAACTGCCCGCTGGCTCCTCCGCGAGTGGCAGACAGGAAGGTTCACCCTCTTTGGAAAGGAGGAAGAGAAAGGCCAAGAGTTCGTCTGGGACTTCAAGGATGTCCTTGACGGCATCGAGAAGGATTTGCTCCTCGACCCAAGGAGGATACTCTGGAAATACGGCGAAGAGCTGAGGGAAAAGCTCGACAACACGAAGCGCGTTGGGGTAAAGGAGATAGAGGGCTTCACCGTTGGAATAGCGACGGGCTTCAAGAAGTGCGACGTCGGAATAAAGCTCCTTGAAAAGCTCACAGGAAATCAAGTCATAGCGAGCGAGTGCTTCGGAAAGAAGTGGAAGGGTGTTGTTGTGATAATGGAGTGA
- a CDS encoding DUF515 domain-containing protein, whose product MVVLNVSEDIEAKIRRLRELGKASAEPDAPKVAKPPIKKPPKKPRSIGSIREREKRKKILTGAAIVIIVILVLSVGAYVYIQNRAAEKLAQAKNEKLAEVNQYFQGEIMNSTIGQQTKQQLINEINSAQSVDEVNAIDVAAAYQKAWQGYQAYLEEQRRLEYEMQLNQTKQEKIRQIELEFQPLLSMPLPDDLKKKVVDSMKSLEEQVAISTTIEQVDSITVAPYLLELWKDYYYYIIDTIPTQSVILEKGTTKKIVTKAEAKSILGGIRDYKELIQYKIYKVEFVDIALVLSRDRINGAFLAPGDKIMIFAKNSTSTLFQEIVDEGYVELVLLPTEAGAISVNEAQTQTSSSSTSSSTQYTEDHTTTYTPGDTSITNGQAISDVYSNTQTASQSASASYSYTVDLTEILKAIAAGKIQASEDVKEQLRNYGWEIVDLEKESGMLVLDPNTQFLVIVRVPSIFVPDILSNQQYIYIAKVAT is encoded by the coding sequence ATGGTGGTGCTCAACGTGTCCGAGGATATTGAGGCGAAGATTCGCCGTTTGAGAGAGCTGGGCAAGGCCAGTGCAGAGCCCGATGCTCCAAAGGTAGCTAAACCCCCAATCAAAAAACCCCCTAAAAAGCCCCGCTCCATCGGGAGCATTAGAGAAAGGGAGAAGAGGAAAAAAATTCTCACTGGTGCGGCTATTGTTATAATTGTTATTCTTGTACTCTCTGTGGGAGCTTACGTCTATATTCAAAACCGTGCCGCGGAGAAGCTTGCTCAGGCGAAGAATGAGAAACTGGCGGAGGTCAACCAGTACTTCCAGGGGGAAATAATGAACAGCACTATTGGTCAGCAGACCAAGCAACAGCTGATAAACGAGATTAATTCTGCCCAGTCGGTTGATGAAGTAAATGCTATAGACGTTGCAGCTGCCTATCAGAAAGCTTGGCAGGGATATCAAGCCTACCTGGAGGAGCAGCGGCGCTTGGAGTATGAGATGCAACTCAACCAGACCAAGCAAGAGAAAATAAGGCAGATAGAGCTCGAGTTCCAGCCACTTCTTTCGATGCCTCTTCCGGATGACCTCAAAAAGAAAGTTGTGGATTCCATGAAGAGCCTCGAAGAGCAGGTTGCGATCTCCACCACGATAGAGCAGGTTGATTCTATCACAGTGGCTCCGTATCTCCTTGAACTATGGAAAGATTATTACTACTACATAATCGACACTATACCGACCCAGAGTGTCATACTGGAGAAAGGTACTACAAAGAAAATCGTTACAAAGGCCGAGGCCAAGTCCATTCTTGGTGGAATACGGGATTACAAGGAGCTCATTCAGTACAAAATTTACAAGGTTGAGTTCGTTGATATCGCTCTTGTCCTCTCGAGGGATAGGATAAACGGTGCCTTCCTAGCTCCGGGCGACAAAATAATGATATTCGCCAAGAACAGCACCAGCACACTGTTCCAGGAGATTGTAGACGAGGGTTATGTCGAACTCGTCCTCTTGCCAACAGAGGCTGGAGCCATATCCGTCAACGAGGCCCAGACCCAGACCAGCTCCTCGAGCACTTCCTCGTCTACCCAGTACACTGAGGACCACACCACTACTTACACTCCAGGAGACACCTCTATAACCAATGGACAGGCCATCAGCGACGTTTACAGCAACACTCAGACCGCTAGCCAGAGTGCTTCAGCCAGCTACAGCTATACCGTTGACCTCACTGAGATCCTCAAGGCAATAGCGGCAGGAAAGATACAGGCCAGCGAGGACGTCAAGGAGCAGCTGAGGAACTATGGGTGGGAGATAGTAGACCTCGAGAAAGAATCGGGCATGCTCGTGCTCGATCCAAACACCCAGTTCCTCGTCATCGTGAGGGTCCCATCCATCTTCGTGCCCGACATCCTCTCCAACCAGCAGTATATCTACATCGCGAAGGTCGCGACCTGA